Proteins co-encoded in one Candidatus Zixiibacteriota bacterium genomic window:
- a CDS encoding PAS domain S-box protein has translation MTASKPDSDSPRRDHAGGRAGPSWHPSPNVVPSAARQLLDSLRGIDDMVYFLGFDGRTCGFNPASGELTGYSLDELESDPGFLGHLIHPDDLSALRDLHTDRQPSIEIDYRLKGRDGSYRWVHSHQIGVRDEDGMLSGYICLDRDVSEQKAVQAAVQVERDRTLEYINIAGVILVALDTQGRVTMINRMGRQILGYEESEIIGAGWFEHFLPASERQRTRRAFDQLMAGELSLAERFNNPVLTKDGRERLISWRNMILRDKSGNITGTLSSGEDITDRRRAERALEQSEAQFRALFEGTSSCIVFIKDRIIKYANAAALRMFGYTREEMIGRDTMIVHTSPESYEQGNRIVYESVRQNGTWQGEWLLKRKDGSRVWMDTYVTAMPDGGTVVILHDITDRVQVKAALSEREAELTAIFRAAPVGIGLTVDRVLKQANEKLCAMLGYTPEELIGQSARILYPTDEEFEYVGRVKYDMIHEKGTGTVETRWKRKDGTVIDILLSSTPVDPADWSKGITFTALDITERKKSEQALLDKNVALREILNQISADREAIREQIATNIGETVLPMLKRIEEKASPSQLPLVAQLEKDFKQISAPFLDLLKKRQPALTPRETEICRLIKNGMTSKQIAEALNVSLGTVHKYRELIRRKLGLANVDINLTSYLQSL, from the coding sequence ATGACTGCATCGAAACCAGATTCCGACTCCCCCCGCCGCGACCACGCCGGTGGCCGCGCCGGACCCTCGTGGCATCCCTCGCCGAACGTGGTACCGTCGGCTGCCCGTCAGCTCCTCGATTCCCTGCGTGGAATCGACGATATGGTGTATTTCCTGGGCTTCGACGGCCGCACCTGTGGGTTCAATCCGGCCAGCGGGGAGCTGACCGGCTATTCACTTGACGAACTGGAATCCGACCCCGGGTTTCTCGGTCACCTGATCCACCCCGATGACCTCTCGGCGTTGCGCGATCTCCACACTGATCGGCAGCCATCGATTGAGATCGACTATCGTCTGAAGGGCCGGGATGGTTCCTACCGATGGGTGCACTCCCATCAGATCGGAGTGAGGGACGAAGACGGTATGCTGTCCGGATACATCTGCCTGGATCGTGACGTGTCGGAACAAAAGGCTGTTCAGGCCGCGGTCCAGGTCGAACGCGATCGCACGCTGGAGTACATTAACATAGCCGGTGTCATTTTGGTCGCCCTCGACACCCAGGGGCGAGTCACCATGATAAACCGCATGGGGCGTCAGATTCTCGGGTATGAAGAAAGCGAGATTATCGGCGCAGGCTGGTTCGAGCACTTTCTACCGGCGTCCGAAAGGCAGCGGACACGGCGTGCTTTTGACCAACTGATGGCCGGAGAACTGAGTCTGGCCGAGCGTTTTAACAACCCGGTGCTGACCAAGGACGGCCGTGAGCGCCTGATATCCTGGCGCAACATGATCCTCCGCGACAAGTCGGGCAACATCACGGGCACGCTCAGCAGCGGAGAAGATATCACCGACCGTCGCCGCGCCGAGCGAGCCCTGGAACAGAGCGAGGCTCAGTTTCGCGCTCTGTTCGAGGGTACTTCAAGTTGCATCGTATTCATCAAGGACCGAATCATCAAGTATGCCAACGCGGCGGCCCTGCGGATGTTCGGCTATACGCGCGAGGAAATGATCGGCCGGGACACGATGATCGTGCACACCTCGCCTGAGAGCTACGAACAGGGCAATCGCATTGTCTATGAATCGGTCCGGCAGAACGGGACATGGCAGGGCGAGTGGCTGCTAAAGCGAAAAGACGGCAGCCGGGTTTGGATGGATACGTATGTGACGGCGATGCCCGATGGCGGAACCGTCGTGATTCTCCACGACATCACCGACAGGGTCCAGGTCAAGGCCGCGTTGAGCGAGCGGGAGGCTGAGCTGACTGCTATCTTTCGCGCGGCGCCAGTCGGCATCGGCCTCACAGTCGATCGTGTACTCAAGCAGGCCAACGAAAAACTTTGTGCCATGCTGGGATACACTCCGGAGGAACTGATCGGGCAAAGTGCCCGGATTCTCTATCCTACCGATGAAGAATTCGAATATGTCGGTCGGGTCAAATACGATATGATTCACGAAAAGGGCACCGGCACGGTGGAGACACGTTGGAAGCGCAAGGACGGGACGGTTATCGACATCCTGCTCAGCTCGACACCGGTCGATCCGGCCGACTGGTCGAAAGGAATCACTTTCACGGCGCTGGACATTACGGAGCGCAAGAAAAGCGAACAGGCGCTGCTCGACAAAAACGTCGCTCTCAGGGAAATCCTCAATCAGATCTCCGCCGACCGCGAGGCTATTCGCGAGCAGATCGCTACCAACATTGGCGAGACGGTGCTGCCGATGCTCAAGCGAATCGAGGAGAAGGCATCCCCGTCGCAGCTCCCCCTTGTGGCGCAGCTCGAAAAAGACTTTAAACAGATCAGCGCCCCCTTCCTTGATCTGCTGAAGAAGCGCCAGCCCGCGCTTACTCCGCGTGAGACGGAGATTTGTCGGCTGATCAAGAACGGCATGACCTCAAAGCAGATCGCCGAAGCACTTAATGTTTCGCTGGGCACGGTCCACAAATACCGCGAGTTGATACGCCGCAAACTCGGCCTGGCGAATGTCGACATCAACCTCACCAGCTACCTGCAGAGTCTCTGA
- the topA gene encoding type I DNA topoisomerase gives MAKNLLIVESPAKSRTLSRFLGKDFEILSTIGHLIDLPKSALGVDVNNDFQPNYEVIDGKEKVLSKLRKAAESARAVYLAPDPDREGEAIAWHVANNLPGSRAKVHRVTFNEITKSAVTEAIKNPRDIDLDLVNAQQARRVLDRLVGYMVSPFLWKTVARNLSAGRVQSVALRLICERDVEIANFVAEEYWKIKANLSNSSDESFWAVLFKIDNQTVVKAGETTRNSIVITNEADARAIEKDLHKQKYQVAELKRTERIRRPPAPFITSTLQQEAAKVHGMSPKRTMAIAQALYEGVELGKEGPVGLITYMRTDSTRIAGEAITAVRDHIAAEYGASYLPSKPRVYGKQKQAQDAHEAIRPTYLTLAPDKVRKSLTPPQYKLYKLIWNRFVASQMKDAVYDIETVDITGGKYLLRAKSQRIKFDGFLKVYHEEKEPDENGNGDNGYEQLPAMEEGESLKLNKVESEQSFTKPPARYSEAMLVKRLEADGIGRPSTYAMIISTLKERKYVDLTEKKLHPTDLGVTVNGILVEHFPKIFNVQFTAGMEKELDLVEEGKDDWVDVVREFYEPFSEQLSSLKGKERQIKAAMVETTDVKCPKCQSPMVIKWGRNGRFLACSSWPKCKSTQPLPEEAARNQTDEKCDKCGSPMVVKSGRFGRFMACSAYPECKNTKPLTLGVKCPKKGCNGKVIEKTTRTKRTFFGCTNYPKCDFASWDRPVATPCPVCSSPYMLQKSSKVKGEYLRCPECKHEMVEEQPAENTTPA, from the coding sequence ATGGCCAAAAACCTTCTCATTGTAGAATCGCCTGCCAAATCGCGCACCCTCAGCCGATTTCTCGGCAAGGATTTTGAAATCCTGTCGACCATCGGTCATCTCATCGATTTGCCCAAATCGGCCCTGGGAGTTGACGTCAACAACGACTTCCAGCCCAATTATGAAGTGATCGACGGCAAGGAGAAGGTGTTGTCGAAACTCCGCAAGGCAGCCGAGAGCGCCCGAGCTGTCTATCTCGCGCCCGATCCGGACCGCGAGGGCGAGGCGATCGCCTGGCATGTTGCCAACAACCTCCCCGGCAGCCGCGCGAAAGTGCATCGCGTTACCTTCAATGAGATTACCAAGTCGGCCGTGACTGAGGCTATCAAAAATCCACGAGACATCGATCTCGACCTGGTGAACGCCCAGCAGGCGCGCCGCGTGCTGGATCGGCTGGTGGGATACATGGTGTCACCGTTCCTTTGGAAGACCGTGGCGCGAAACCTGTCCGCCGGGCGGGTACAGTCGGTGGCGCTTCGCCTGATATGCGAGCGCGATGTAGAAATCGCGAATTTCGTGGCCGAAGAGTATTGGAAGATCAAAGCCAATCTGTCCAATTCGTCCGACGAGTCATTCTGGGCGGTACTGTTCAAGATCGACAATCAAACCGTTGTCAAGGCCGGCGAAACCACCCGCAACAGCATAGTCATCACGAACGAGGCCGACGCCAGGGCGATTGAGAAAGACCTCCACAAACAGAAATACCAGGTTGCTGAGTTAAAACGCACTGAGCGGATCCGCCGTCCACCTGCGCCGTTTATAACATCGACCCTTCAGCAGGAAGCAGCCAAGGTGCATGGGATGTCGCCCAAGCGGACTATGGCCATTGCGCAGGCGCTCTACGAGGGTGTCGAGCTTGGCAAAGAGGGCCCGGTTGGTCTGATCACGTACATGCGCACCGATTCAACCCGCATAGCAGGCGAGGCGATAACCGCCGTGCGTGACCATATAGCCGCCGAATACGGTGCATCTTACCTGCCGAGTAAGCCCAGGGTGTATGGAAAGCAAAAGCAGGCCCAGGATGCCCACGAGGCCATCAGGCCCACCTATCTAACTCTGGCTCCGGATAAGGTCAGGAAGAGCCTGACTCCTCCCCAATATAAGCTGTACAAGCTGATTTGGAACCGGTTTGTGGCGTCGCAGATGAAGGACGCCGTTTATGACATTGAAACGGTCGATATTACGGGCGGCAAGTATCTCCTTCGGGCCAAGTCACAGCGAATCAAGTTCGACGGTTTTCTTAAGGTCTATCACGAGGAGAAAGAGCCGGATGAGAACGGCAACGGCGACAACGGGTACGAGCAGCTGCCGGCGATGGAAGAAGGGGAGAGCCTCAAGCTGAACAAGGTCGAGTCGGAGCAGTCGTTTACCAAGCCGCCGGCGCGATATTCGGAGGCGATGCTGGTCAAGCGGCTGGAGGCTGACGGAATCGGCCGGCCTTCGACCTACGCCATGATTATCTCGACCCTGAAAGAGCGCAAGTATGTCGACTTGACTGAAAAGAAACTGCACCCAACCGATCTGGGGGTGACCGTCAACGGAATACTGGTCGAGCACTTTCCGAAGATATTCAACGTGCAGTTTACAGCCGGGATGGAGAAGGAATTAGACCTGGTCGAAGAGGGGAAAGACGACTGGGTGGACGTGGTACGGGAATTCTACGAGCCGTTCAGCGAACAACTCTCCTCCCTGAAAGGAAAAGAGCGCCAGATTAAGGCGGCGATGGTCGAAACCACCGATGTCAAATGCCCGAAGTGCCAAAGCCCGATGGTCATCAAGTGGGGGCGCAATGGCCGGTTCCTGGCTTGTTCATCCTGGCCCAAGTGCAAGTCCACTCAGCCCCTACCCGAGGAAGCCGCCCGCAACCAGACCGATGAAAAGTGTGACAAGTGTGGTTCGCCGATGGTGGTTAAATCCGGGCGTTTCGGCCGCTTTATGGCCTGCTCCGCATATCCGGAATGCAAGAACACCAAGCCGCTGACTCTGGGGGTCAAGTGTCCCAAGAAGGGGTGCAACGGCAAGGTGATCGAAAAGACCACTCGCACCAAGCGAACATTCTTCGGGTGCACCAATTACCCGAAATGTGATTTTGCCAGCTGGGATCGCCCGGTGGCTACCCCTTGCCCCGTGTGCAGCAGTCCGTACATGCTGCAGAAATCGTCGAAAGTAAAAGGCGAGTATCTCCGTTGCCCCGAGTGCAAGCATGAGATGGTCGAAGAGCAGCCTGCCGAGAATACTACCCCTGCCTGA
- a CDS encoding YicC/YloC family endoribonuclease: MTGFGRAEIDSRFGRFTVEVSSVNSRFLELAVRLPRNLTALEPQARELLNAGVTRGKVSLFVNLMDNGHALTGPLINRELARNYHRELLKLKRELKLEGDLRLSDILQIPEITHPVAAEPDQERIWPVIRKGILKALKAMQAMRAREGKAMAADMARRLKVMTGLIASVEKSTAGAVEKYAAKLAARIAELLNGQKYDPVRLEEEIAIFADRTDIAEECLRFRSHIDQFLQTMNQSEAVGRRLNFILQELNREVNTIGSKASEFDVSAKVISLKEEIEKLREQAQNVE; encoded by the coding sequence ATGACCGGCTTCGGCCGGGCGGAAATTGACAGTCGATTTGGCCGGTTTACAGTTGAAGTGTCCAGCGTCAACAGCCGTTTTCTGGAGTTGGCGGTGCGCCTTCCCCGAAACCTGACCGCTCTGGAACCGCAAGCAAGAGAACTGCTTAATGCCGGTGTCACGCGTGGAAAAGTAAGCCTGTTTGTCAATCTGATGGACAACGGCCACGCCCTCACCGGGCCGCTCATTAATAGGGAGCTCGCCCGAAACTACCACCGCGAGCTGTTAAAGCTCAAACGCGAGCTCAAGCTTGAGGGCGACCTGAGGTTAAGCGACATCCTCCAGATTCCCGAGATTACCCATCCCGTTGCTGCCGAGCCAGACCAGGAACGTATTTGGCCCGTTATCAGGAAGGGGATTCTCAAGGCACTCAAGGCGATGCAGGCGATGCGCGCCCGCGAGGGCAAAGCAATGGCTGCCGATATGGCTCGCCGTCTCAAAGTCATGACTGGCCTGATTGCCAGTGTGGAAAAAAGCACGGCGGGGGCGGTTGAAAAATACGCCGCCAAGCTCGCGGCACGGATCGCGGAACTGCTTAACGGCCAAAAGTACGATCCTGTCCGCCTTGAAGAAGAAATCGCCATCTTCGCCGACCGGACCGATATCGCAGAGGAGTGCCTCCGCTTTCGCAGTCACATTGACCAGTTTCTGCAGACGATGAACCAGTCTGAGGCCGTCGGGCGCCGTCTGAATTTCATCTTGCAGGAGCTGAATCGCGAGGTCAACACCATCGGCTCCAAAGCCTCGGAATTCGACGTTTCGGCGAAAGTGATTTCGCTGAAGGAAGAGATTGAGAAGCTTCGCGAGCAGGCCCAGAATGTCGAATGA
- a CDS encoding PAS domain-containing sensor histidine kinase: MTATVIDQTTNIRRCAMCKIDRKGRFILANPEAQKLLGLSEVELFGKPFIDFLQAADRQSYLNLIKNRNPYDAGYDSACVTMIGADGQAIPVTLFVAVNFGGGNPANYQVVIRQEEVRLPAVSADSKPEHWEEIIRLLVSETGSVNHQRLIELLLVVTGVKSVAVYEISDTECRILAAVGDEPIGLDLTPLPSLEQSDPPCEVRATFSLEPGRNGLVRFILDQSLPAEVAAPIRGRTEIAANLVHAARPPIHSGSTDVKTPAPPVHPSQILDHLSIGYIAFDDFGKPFLSNQTFESLLNPSSMPATLQQLVELVGARCGESAAMAVDGYLSALATCDCLPSFKATYDTLDSRTLTVEVLPFESQSEKPSCCFLFYEPGSAHPRPVGSHGVSPHVGTTAIELLRSTVTAALSVWQKLEHEHHNQLSRDGGFYLGCLSHHLAMLEETIADLDRMLRLIGDEEEPQVVDLGLLVSRVSDEIGKNHPGLSFSVRHTDLSKVKTRLRKITAVLYDVLAVATQSGIDRKTEVTVTTSVESGICTIWIRDNGPGLNSRQKKTIFTIRRSFAQDKTRRPGGLTVGLALAREIVTGMGGALELETRPGKGTIIKITFPIVQG; the protein is encoded by the coding sequence ATGACTGCGACCGTGATTGACCAGACGACCAACATTCGCCGCTGTGCGATGTGCAAGATTGATCGAAAGGGTCGTTTCATCCTGGCCAATCCGGAAGCGCAGAAACTTCTCGGACTTAGCGAAGTCGAACTCTTCGGCAAACCGTTTATCGATTTTCTCCAGGCGGCCGATCGCCAATCGTATCTCAATCTCATCAAGAATCGCAACCCGTACGATGCCGGTTATGACTCGGCCTGTGTCACGATGATTGGCGCTGACGGTCAGGCCATCCCGGTCACGCTGTTTGTAGCGGTGAATTTTGGTGGCGGTAATCCGGCTAATTATCAGGTTGTGATCCGTCAGGAGGAAGTCCGACTGCCGGCCGTCTCTGCCGATTCGAAACCCGAACACTGGGAAGAGATCATAAGATTGCTCGTGAGTGAAACCGGCTCAGTGAATCATCAAAGGCTGATCGAGTTACTTCTGGTCGTTACCGGTGTCAAATCGGTTGCAGTCTACGAGATCAGCGATACCGAGTGCCGCATTCTCGCCGCCGTTGGCGACGAGCCGATTGGCCTTGACCTGACACCCCTTCCGTCCCTGGAGCAGTCGGATCCGCCTTGCGAGGTCCGGGCGACTTTCAGTCTGGAGCCCGGTCGCAACGGCCTGGTTCGATTCATACTTGATCAATCACTCCCGGCTGAGGTCGCCGCTCCAATTCGCGGACGGACAGAAATTGCGGCCAATCTCGTGCATGCGGCCCGGCCACCGATCCACTCAGGATCGACCGACGTCAAGACCCCGGCGCCGCCGGTGCATCCGTCGCAGATACTCGACCACCTGAGCATCGGCTACATTGCCTTTGACGACTTCGGCAAGCCGTTTCTTAGCAACCAGACATTCGAATCGCTGCTGAACCCATCGTCAATGCCGGCCACGCTCCAGCAGTTGGTCGAGCTGGTCGGCGCCAGGTGCGGAGAATCGGCGGCGATGGCGGTGGATGGATATCTGTCGGCCCTCGCCACCTGCGACTGCCTCCCGAGTTTCAAGGCCACCTACGATACTCTCGACAGCCGCACCCTCACTGTCGAGGTTCTGCCCTTCGAGTCACAATCGGAGAAGCCGTCGTGCTGTTTCCTGTTTTATGAGCCGGGCAGTGCCCACCCGAGACCTGTTGGATCGCACGGGGTATCGCCCCACGTGGGGACCACAGCGATCGAGTTGCTCCGCTCTACGGTGACTGCCGCTTTGTCCGTGTGGCAGAAGCTGGAACATGAGCATCACAATCAGCTTAGCCGCGACGGTGGATTCTACCTCGGCTGCCTGAGTCATCATTTGGCGATGCTCGAGGAGACGATTGCCGACCTGGATAGGATGCTTCGGTTGATCGGCGACGAAGAAGAGCCGCAGGTAGTCGACCTGGGCCTGCTCGTTTCACGAGTGTCCGATGAAATCGGCAAGAATCATCCCGGGTTGTCATTTAGCGTGCGCCACACTGATCTCTCCAAGGTCAAAACCCGGCTTCGGAAGATCACGGCCGTGTTGTATGATGTCCTTGCAGTGGCCACTCAGTCCGGGATCGACCGGAAAACGGAAGTGACGGTCACCACGTCGGTAGAGTCCGGCATCTGTACCATCTGGATTCGTGACAACGGGCCGGGACTAAACTCGCGCCAGAAGAAGACAATCTTCACAATTCGCCGAAGTTTCGCGCAGGACAAAACGCGTCGGCCGGGTGGTCTGACCGTGGGCCTGGCGCTGGCGCGGGAGATTGTCACCGGTATGGGTGGTGCGCTCGAACTTGAGACCCGTCCCGGTAAGGGCACGATCATCAAGATCACTTTTCCGATTGTTCAAGGCTGA
- the gmk gene encoding guanylate kinase encodes MRDNKPGKIIIISSPSGGGKTSICRRLLSSARRRLGWRFSVSYTTRAKRRGERHGREYFFIGEDEFRRRAQRGFFAEHFKVHLYHYGTPRKPIEDVRRDGGAMLFDVDVQGAAKLKREYPDAISIFVLPPSQAELRRRLRRRGTETAEQLQLRLSHALQEMRTFRKYGFDYVVVNKELGRAVAQVLCIVEAHECRVDQTGPEQLRKLTG; translated from the coding sequence GTGCGAGATAACAAACCGGGCAAGATTATCATCATATCCTCCCCCTCCGGCGGCGGCAAAACATCTATTTGCCGTCGACTTCTCTCATCAGCGCGCCGTCGACTCGGATGGCGGTTTTCAGTTTCGTACACGACACGCGCCAAACGGCGCGGTGAACGCCACGGCCGTGAGTATTTTTTTATCGGCGAGGACGAGTTCCGTCGCCGGGCCCAAAGAGGCTTTTTCGCTGAACACTTCAAGGTGCACTTGTATCACTATGGCACACCGCGCAAACCGATAGAGGATGTGCGCCGCGATGGCGGCGCGATGCTGTTCGATGTGGATGTCCAGGGCGCTGCAAAACTAAAGAGAGAATACCCCGACGCCATATCGATCTTTGTATTGCCGCCGTCGCAGGCCGAACTTCGCCGCCGCCTTAGGCGGCGAGGCACCGAGACCGCCGAGCAGCTACAGCTGCGGTTGTCGCACGCCCTTCAGGAGATGCGAACGTTTCGGAAGTACGGTTTCGACTATGTCGTTGTAAACAAGGAACTTGGGCGCGCCGTGGCACAAGTTCTGTGTATTGTGGAAGCGCACGAGTGCAGGGTGGATCAAACCGGCCCGGAACAATTAAGAAAGCTAACAGGTTAG
- a CDS encoding tyrosine-type recombinase/integrase: protein MLREALSAFLKDLAEDKGRAAQTIAAYQRDLTPWVEYLEEQYTALPDQSKNDPLLLRVYLQQRGTSGVSNRSLARFLSALSSFQKFLAGRSSTAGYLFQIPRIKFGSRLPQFLPQADTARLFEHGNAREDKQSYFYWRDYLMIALLYVTGVRREELSRIRLGDIDMRQGLIRVIGKGNKERVVPIGDTTTADLKVYLAKRGQFVDERGPHATELFLNRLGQPLTVRSVDRLVKQFGRGEGLDFTPHTLRHSFATHLMENGADLMLIKEILGHASLSTTQKYTHVTAETLKKAYQRAHPRSGAKN from the coding sequence ATGCTCAGGGAAGCGCTGTCAGCGTTCTTGAAGGATCTGGCGGAAGACAAGGGGCGCGCCGCCCAGACGATTGCGGCCTATCAACGCGACCTGACCCCGTGGGTGGAATACCTCGAAGAACAATACACCGCGCTGCCGGACCAATCTAAGAATGACCCGCTGCTTTTGCGGGTATATCTGCAACAACGAGGCACCTCCGGCGTGTCTAATCGCTCGCTGGCACGGTTTCTTTCGGCGTTGTCATCGTTTCAGAAGTTTCTTGCGGGTAGGTCGAGTACCGCCGGCTATCTATTTCAAATCCCCCGTATCAAGTTCGGTTCGCGCCTGCCGCAGTTTTTGCCGCAGGCGGACACCGCTCGGCTGTTTGAGCATGGCAATGCCCGCGAGGATAAGCAGTCGTATTTCTATTGGCGCGATTATCTGATGATAGCGCTGCTTTACGTCACCGGAGTGCGGAGGGAGGAACTGTCCCGTATCAGGCTCGGAGATATCGACATGCGCCAGGGTCTGATACGTGTGATCGGAAAAGGCAACAAAGAACGCGTGGTGCCGATTGGCGACACCACCACGGCCGACTTGAAGGTGTATTTGGCCAAACGCGGTCAATTTGTCGATGAGAGAGGACCACACGCAACAGAGCTGTTTTTGAATCGCCTTGGGCAGCCTCTGACCGTACGGTCGGTTGACCGACTGGTGAAGCAGTTTGGACGCGGCGAGGGACTTGACTTCACGCCGCACACTCTCCGACACTCCTTTGCCACGCACCTGATGGAGAACGGCGCCGACCTGATGTTGATCAAGGAGATCCTCGGGCACGCATCACTGTCAACCACCCAGAAGTACACCCATGTCACTGCAGAGACGCTGAAGAAAGCGTATCAAAGAGCGCACCCGCGGTCAGGGGCGAAGAATTAG
- the liaF gene encoding cell wall-active antibiotics response protein LiaF, with product MSGQKWIAGAILIVLGVLLLCRTTGLLDFTFGEFLGYLFPLFLIGVGLWLLARRRSQEKVDPTTGTAAEQYPYPSPPPAPAVHSQDFRRPESDRTSRGAAPGKSVRVSATPEQGKIGKVRYDKFIGDLYVDCSGVSLQNVEVSSFIGDVEVKLHGGQLAPGLNRMIISGFVGDVRVLVPEGMALLAQSSSFIGDIEMMGKRSSGFGNSLDAQTADYSDAPSKMYIASNHFIGDVRIYVV from the coding sequence ATGTCCGGGCAAAAATGGATAGCAGGTGCGATTTTAATAGTCCTGGGCGTACTCTTGCTCTGCCGGACCACCGGACTGCTCGATTTCACCTTCGGGGAATTCCTCGGTTACCTCTTTCCGCTTTTTTTGATCGGCGTCGGGTTGTGGCTGTTAGCCCGGCGGCGCAGCCAGGAGAAGGTCGATCCAACGACCGGCACGGCTGCCGAACAGTACCCGTACCCGTCCCCTCCGCCTGCGCCGGCGGTTCATAGCCAAGACTTCCGACGGCCTGAATCAGATCGAACTTCTCGTGGGGCTGCCCCGGGCAAAAGCGTACGAGTATCAGCGACTCCTGAGCAGGGGAAGATCGGCAAGGTGCGCTACGACAAATTCATCGGCGACCTTTACGTAGACTGCAGCGGCGTCTCGCTCCAGAACGTTGAGGTCAGCAGCTTCATCGGCGATGTCGAGGTCAAGCTTCACGGGGGACAACTGGCGCCGGGGCTCAATCGCATGATCATCTCTGGATTCGTAGGTGACGTGCGCGTCCTGGTGCCCGAAGGGATGGCGCTTCTGGCGCAGAGCTCCAGTTTTATCGGCGATATCGAGATGATGGGCAAGCGGTCATCCGGATTCGGAAATTCACTGGACGCTCAAACCGCGGACTATAGCGACGCACCTTCGAAAATGTATATCGCCAGCAATCACTTCATCGGCGACGTGCGGATATACGTGGTCTGA
- a CDS encoding AsmA-like C-terminal region-containing protein has product RFPSGQLAVKGRVTDLMPYLLADSGAAVAVPPMIDADIRGTVNLAMVRPYLPPLGNPQVSGELTVDINASGKLSELASLRPRGRVSITNAAYNDSLLPEPIDHFNAELTLRPDTIDIGRLAARFPSSDVSLKGQLIRPFPYFLPVMGLNRDSLAKPLLLFELTSHRFDTDRLFPEAVPGSGDASMTISADSVSPVILPDIEGRGTFKADTVIYCKVEFTQVDGKVRIKDRKIECYDAAARVYSGSVAGNTTIDLSDFENPRYVGEFQATQVEANDFASRFTKFGGFLFGKGNFTGSYNARGWEPKDFLNSLTLDGNLNVRDGRLVTSGEFLSAFNNLATALGKSFGKEQALKDLASKVAIRSGRVFVDSLMTSLGQFGDFALAGSYGFDETLDYTGVVKMTAATADQLGGLGKLLGQKDTKGVNVPFRITGSITAPKVEIDAKALSKQVGENLLEQAIDRLKK; this is encoded by the coding sequence CTGACATTCGAGGTACGGTGAACCTGGCCATGGTTAGACCTTATTTGCCGCCGCTGGGCAATCCGCAGGTCTCCGGAGAACTAACTGTCGATATCAACGCCTCAGGTAAGCTGAGCGAGTTGGCCAGCCTGCGCCCCCGTGGCAGAGTCAGTATAACCAACGCCGCCTACAATGATTCGCTCCTGCCGGAACCGATTGATCACTTCAACGCTGAGCTAACGCTCCGGCCGGATACAATCGACATCGGTCGCCTCGCCGCCCGGTTCCCGTCGAGCGATGTCTCCCTTAAGGGCCAGTTAATCCGACCGTTTCCTTATTTCCTGCCTGTGATGGGGCTGAACCGCGACAGCCTGGCCAAGCCGCTGCTTCTATTCGAACTCACGTCGCACCGGTTTGACACCGACCGCTTGTTTCCCGAGGCGGTGCCGGGTTCCGGCGACGCTTCAATGACCATCTCCGCCGACTCGGTGTCTCCGGTGATTCTGCCCGACATTGAAGGGCGCGGCACCTTCAAGGCCGATACAGTCATCTACTGCAAAGTGGAGTTTACGCAGGTCGACGGCAAGGTGCGGATCAAAGATCGCAAGATAGAGTGTTACGATGCCGCTGCGAGGGTGTATTCCGGGTCGGTCGCGGGCAACACGACAATCGATCTCTCCGATTTCGAAAACCCTCGATACGTCGGCGAATTCCAGGCCACGCAGGTAGAGGCGAACGATTTCGCCTCCCGCTTCACCAAGTTCGGCGGATTCTTGTTCGGAAAGGGGAATTTCACCGGAAGCTATAACGCCCGGGGGTGGGAGCCGAAGGACTTCTTGAACTCGCTCACGCTCGACGGCAACCTGAATGTCCGCGATGGCCGGCTGGTTACATCGGGCGAGTTCCTTTCCGCCTTTAACAACCTGGCTACGGCTCTGGGTAAGTCGTTTGGCAAGGAACAGGCGCTCAAGGACCTGGCTTCGAAAGTAGCCATTCGCAGCGGGCGCGTTTTTGTGGATAGCCTGATGACCTCGCTCGGGCAGTTCGGAGATTTTGCGCTGGCCGGCTCGTATGGTTTCGACGAGACGCTCGATTATACCGGCGTAGTCAAAATGACTGCCGCGACCGCCGACCAGCTCGGCGGCTTGGGCAAGCTGCTGGGGCAGAAAGACACCAAAGGAGTAAATGTCCCGTTCCGTATTACCGGCTCGATTACTGCCCCCAAAGTCGAGATTGACGCCAAGGCTCTGAGCAAACAGGTGGGGGAAAACCTGCTGGAGCAGGCTATTGATCGCCTAAAGAAGTAG
- the rpoZ gene encoding DNA-directed RNA polymerase subunit omega, translating into MVSKLNDKTETIAANRYEMVLVASKHARHLNSKRLAKLARLQEGTTEVDIEARKMTAVALKEVLEGKVNFQRTDRE; encoded by the coding sequence ATGGTAAGCAAACTGAACGACAAAACCGAAACTATCGCCGCCAATCGATACGAGATGGTCCTGGTGGCTTCCAAGCACGCCCGCCATCTCAATTCCAAGCGTCTAGCCAAGCTGGCCCGGCTTCAGGAAGGCACAACCGAAGTGGACATTGAAGCCAGGAAAATGACCGCGGTGGCCCTGAAGGAAGTGCTGGAGGGTAAAGTAAATTTCCAGCGGACCGATAGGGAATAG